One region of Hymenobacter sediminicola genomic DNA includes:
- a CDS encoding LTA synthase family protein, giving the protein MPAEFLWLLLRRLALLMGAYLLLRLGFYVANASIFQEAELTALLLAFWHGFRFDMSALLLLNVPVIVLSLVPSRGQVWQRMLRAVWLLLNGFGVALNLIDTEYFRFIGRRTSNELVTIGDDVRRQAGQLLLNYWYLLIPFGLLLLALWRLYPLPKPLPAPTGPLPAAKSRTTIALIFGAQLVLLAGLVVLGIRGGLQLKPLRTGHAFGQQPAVLGHLALNSTFTFLKSIDAQTIERKTYFRSPAELRQALAARPLPPAAAPPTADNVVILLLESFASEYTGVENSGQTGYTPFFDSLATHGGVLFREHYANGRRSIEALPATLAGLPGLMDNSFITSSFQTNELHGLGELLGQRGYATSVFHGAQNGTMGFNTFSGIAGIQQYYGLDEYPGGAKSPDYDGHWGVFDEPYLQYFNRELSRKKEPFFSTVFTLSAHEPFTLPGEYKGKFPAGTLPIQPTIAYTDYALRRFFAAAARQPWYRRTLFVLLADHTSQSDNPAYLNTLGAYKTPLLLFHPGRTLPAANVHRITQQADVPATVLDVLDVPVPASRLLPFGYSAFDAGTMGRALFLSGGSYFLVHADFVTELTADNKVRLYPYQTHFIPAKPLLNPDPQKLQQYGNELKACVQFFTAGLLDNTLYR; this is encoded by the coding sequence ATGCCTGCTGAGTTTCTGTGGTTGCTGCTACGCCGTCTGGCCCTGTTAATGGGGGCTTACCTATTGCTGCGCCTTGGATTCTACGTAGCCAACGCCAGCATTTTTCAGGAAGCGGAACTCACTGCCCTGCTGCTGGCCTTCTGGCACGGCTTCCGCTTCGACATGTCGGCGCTGTTGCTGCTGAATGTGCCGGTTATTGTGCTGTCGTTGGTGCCGAGCCGCGGGCAAGTATGGCAGCGGATGCTGCGGGCGGTATGGCTGCTACTCAATGGGTTCGGGGTGGCCCTTAACCTGATTGATACGGAATACTTCCGCTTCATTGGGCGGCGCACCAGCAACGAACTGGTTACTATCGGGGATGATGTGCGGCGGCAGGCCGGACAGCTACTGCTCAACTACTGGTATCTGCTGATTCCGTTTGGGCTGCTGCTGCTGGCACTGTGGCGGCTGTATCCACTGCCCAAGCCCTTGCCCGCGCCAACTGGCCCACTACCAGCAGCCAAAAGCCGTACAACTATTGCGCTGATTTTTGGGGCGCAGTTGGTACTGCTGGCCGGGCTGGTGGTGCTGGGTATTCGGGGTGGGCTGCAGCTAAAGCCGTTGCGCACCGGGCACGCATTCGGGCAGCAGCCGGCCGTGCTGGGCCACTTGGCCCTCAACAGCACCTTCACATTCCTGAAAAGTATTGATGCCCAAACGATAGAGCGCAAAACGTATTTCCGCTCTCCTGCTGAGTTGCGCCAGGCCCTGGCAGCCCGCCCTCTGCCACCAGCGGCTGCCCCACCCACCGCTGATAACGTGGTGATTCTGCTACTGGAAAGCTTTGCATCGGAATACACGGGGGTTGAAAACAGCGGCCAAACCGGCTACACGCCGTTTTTCGATTCGTTGGCGACGCACGGCGGCGTGCTGTTTCGTGAGCATTATGCCAATGGCCGCCGCTCCATTGAGGCCCTGCCCGCCACACTGGCCGGCTTGCCCGGCTTGATGGACAATTCGTTCATTACTTCCAGCTTCCAGACCAATGAGCTGCATGGGCTTGGTGAACTGCTGGGCCAGCGCGGCTATGCTACATCTGTTTTTCACGGCGCCCAAAACGGCACTATGGGCTTCAATACCTTTTCCGGTATTGCGGGAATACAGCAGTATTATGGTCTGGACGAGTACCCAGGTGGCGCAAAGAGCCCCGATTATGACGGCCACTGGGGTGTTTTCGATGAGCCTTACCTGCAGTATTTCAACCGGGAACTTAGCCGAAAGAAGGAACCATTTTTCAGCACTGTATTCACGCTAAGCGCCCACGAGCCATTTACGCTACCAGGCGAATACAAAGGAAAATTTCCGGCTGGCACCCTGCCTATCCAGCCCACTATTGCCTACACCGATTATGCGTTGCGGCGCTTTTTTGCGGCAGCTGCCCGCCAGCCCTGGTACCGCCGCACGTTGTTTGTGCTACTCGCCGACCACACTTCCCAGAGCGACAATCCGGCCTACCTCAACACACTGGGCGCTTACAAAACGCCGCTTCTGCTTTTTCATCCTGGCCGAACCTTGCCCGCCGCCAACGTGCACCGCATTACTCAGCAAGCCGACGTACCAGCTACGGTGCTGGATGTGCTGGATGTACCCGTGCCAGCGTCTCGCTTATTGCCTTTCGGCTACTCAGCTTTTGATGCCGGAACCATGGGGCGGGCTCTTTTCCTGAGCGGCGGCAGCTATTTTCTGGTGCATGCTGACTTTGTAACGGAACTGACCGCCGACAATAAAGTCCGGTTGTATCCTTATCAGACGCACTTTATTCCGGCCAAACCGCTGCTCAACCCCGATCCGCAGAAGCTGCAGCAATACGGCAATGAGCTGAAAGCCTGCGTGCAGTTCTTCACCGCTGGGCTACTCGACAACACGCTCTACCGCTGA
- a CDS encoding response regulator: MRIETYLIDDDSLSIYLTEQLLRAEGFSNLICTFVSATQALQQLVQNKEKTVPQVVFLDLNMPVMNGWQFLEALAPYTDELQGRCQIYILTSSLALSDMEKAKQYELVAGLIHKPIDSEEIKAIQARLQEQEG; this comes from the coding sequence ATGCGAATTGAAACCTACTTAATTGACGACGATTCACTCAGCATCTACCTTACAGAGCAGCTGTTGCGGGCCGAAGGGTTTTCAAACTTGATCTGCACGTTTGTTTCGGCTACTCAGGCGTTGCAGCAGCTGGTCCAGAACAAGGAGAAGACGGTGCCGCAAGTAGTTTTTCTGGATTTGAATATGCCCGTGATGAACGGCTGGCAGTTTTTGGAGGCGCTAGCACCCTACACCGACGAATTGCAGGGGCGCTGCCAGATCTACATTCTCACCTCGTCGCTGGCACTTTCGGACATGGAAAAGGCGAAGCAATATGAGCTGGTTGCCGGTTTGATCCACAAGCCCATTGATTCGGAAGAAATAAAGGCCATCCAGGCACGGCTGCAGGAGCAGGAAGGGTAG
- a CDS encoding PAS domain-containing sensor histidine kinase has translation MIDAGTPLDSTAFEHSAEAAFRLDVNGRLLQLTAGFASLLQQPAAHLAGQLLMEFMVSSEADAMRQHLRRAAAGEVVAHEAQLLVQGQPFPVTLTLLPLPAAEGQAAGVYGLVRKELASSTNSLLLEREKHLSVIFDNIADVTFVLRREEDGQFRFMFVNKAFEQTTGVPAARVVGSLVSEIIPEPSLSMVLEHYNTALRTMKSVVWQEVSDYPNGRKTAEVSITPVLESDGTCCQLVGIVHDLTAQKEVEADLQTSNERFQYALRATTDALYDWNVAANTLFWGEGFNTLFGYELKQNPTPFSTWADAVEEAEHQRVVAGLVQTAFNTANTFWQQEYKFLRADGSWAVVFDRGYILRDEHGYPVRMIGAMQDITARKEAEEKQQLLADRLGKQNADLQQFAYIVSHNLRAPLANALGYSNLLLRVDKASPVFDESLNHLRTSIQLLDGVLADVNGILAIRDQQGSYRPEPVAIAAVCQQALTGLEKQLRQCGGQLHCSIAEQLHVQGSRAYFHSIFHNLISNAIKYRSDARPLQITIEASATADERVTIDVWDNGSGFDQEKEGEDVFQLYRRFHPDKPGRGIGLFLVKSHVESMNGRISVQSKVGVGTHFTLEF, from the coding sequence ATGATAGATGCAGGCACGCCGCTGGATAGTACAGCATTTGAGCACAGTGCGGAAGCCGCATTCAGGTTAGATGTAAATGGCCGGTTGCTTCAACTGACAGCCGGGTTCGCCAGCTTGCTCCAGCAGCCCGCTGCGCACCTAGCCGGACAATTGCTCATGGAGTTCATGGTTTCATCGGAAGCTGACGCCATGCGCCAACACCTGCGCCGCGCGGCGGCCGGCGAAGTAGTGGCACATGAAGCGCAACTGCTAGTGCAGGGCCAGCCATTCCCGGTTACGCTGACGCTGCTGCCTTTGCCTGCCGCTGAAGGGCAAGCTGCAGGAGTCTATGGGTTGGTCAGGAAGGAACTGGCATCGTCCACAAATTCCTTGTTGCTGGAGCGCGAAAAGCATCTGTCAGTCATCTTCGATAACATTGCTGACGTGACGTTTGTGCTGCGGCGGGAAGAAGACGGGCAGTTTCGGTTTATGTTTGTGAACAAGGCATTCGAGCAAACGACGGGTGTTCCGGCGGCTCGGGTAGTGGGGAGCTTGGTCTCGGAAATTATTCCTGAGCCTTCGCTTAGCATGGTGCTAGAGCACTATAATACGGCGCTGCGCACCATGAAAAGCGTGGTTTGGCAGGAGGTATCAGATTACCCGAACGGACGCAAAACGGCCGAAGTAAGCATAACGCCCGTGCTGGAATCGGATGGCACCTGCTGCCAACTGGTAGGAATTGTGCACGACCTGACTGCGCAGAAGGAAGTAGAAGCAGACCTGCAGACCAGTAACGAACGGTTTCAGTATGCTCTCAGGGCTACCACTGATGCTCTTTATGATTGGAACGTGGCCGCCAACACGCTGTTTTGGGGGGAGGGCTTTAATACGTTGTTTGGCTATGAGCTAAAGCAAAATCCGACCCCATTCAGCACGTGGGCTGATGCCGTAGAAGAAGCGGAACACCAGCGGGTAGTGGCGGGTCTGGTGCAAACGGCCTTCAATACCGCTAATACATTCTGGCAACAGGAGTACAAGTTTCTCCGTGCTGACGGCTCCTGGGCAGTCGTATTCGACCGGGGCTATATCCTACGCGACGAGCATGGCTATCCGGTCCGGATGATTGGCGCAATGCAGGATATCACGGCTCGCAAGGAAGCGGAGGAGAAACAACAGCTGCTGGCCGACAGGCTGGGCAAGCAAAATGCCGACCTGCAACAGTTTGCCTACATCGTGTCGCATAACCTGCGGGCACCACTGGCGAATGCGCTTGGCTACAGCAACCTGCTTCTGCGAGTTGATAAAGCGTCGCCGGTATTCGACGAGTCACTGAACCACCTGCGCACCAGCATCCAACTGTTGGATGGGGTGCTGGCCGATGTCAACGGAATTCTGGCTATTCGCGACCAGCAGGGCAGCTACCGGCCAGAGCCAGTGGCAATAGCGGCCGTATGCCAGCAGGCCTTGACTGGCCTAGAGAAGCAGCTCCGTCAGTGCGGCGGCCAGTTGCACTGCAGCATTGCCGAGCAACTGCATGTGCAGGGAAGCCGGGCGTATTTCCACAGTATTTTCCACAACCTGATTTCCAATGCCATCAAATACCGGTCTGATGCGCGTCCGCTGCAGATTACCATCGAGGCTTCTGCAACTGCCGATGAGCGTGTGACGATAGATGTATGGGATAACGGCTCCGGATTCGACCAGGAGAAGGAAGGGGAAGACGTCTTCCAGCTCTACCGCCGCTTCCATCCCGACAAGCCGGGCCGGGGTATCGGATTATTTTTAGTGAAATCCCATGTAGAATCCATGAACGGCCGTATTAGCGTTCAGAGCAAAGTGGGGGTCGGAACCCACTTCACCCTAGAGTTCTAG
- a CDS encoding type I restriction enzyme HsdR N-terminal domain-containing protein, producing MLIWDVLRRKHVVLTPEEWVRQHVVHYLINHRGYPKGLLSLEQGHRYNQRQKRTDLVALDASGLPLLLVECKRPTVPITAAVAMQAATYNQTIGAPLLLLTNGLHHFCWRVNFEQRTNERLPEVPHYVGSAGNNLLSN from the coding sequence TTGCTGATATGGGATGTACTGCGCCGCAAGCATGTGGTACTGACACCCGAAGAATGGGTACGCCAGCACGTGGTGCATTACCTCATCAACCACCGCGGCTACCCCAAAGGCCTGCTGAGTCTGGAGCAGGGGCACCGCTACAACCAGCGCCAGAAGCGCACCGATTTGGTTGCGCTGGATGCTAGTGGCCTCCCGCTGCTGCTAGTGGAATGCAAGCGCCCCACAGTGCCCATCACGGCCGCAGTGGCTATGCAGGCTGCCACCTACAACCAGACCATTGGTGCTCCGCTGCTACTGCTGACCAATGGCCTGCATCATTTCTGCTGGCGCGTGAATTTCGAGCAGCGTACCAACGAGCGGCTGCCCGAAGTGCCGCACTATGTCGGGTCGGCCGGAAATAACCTGCTATCAAATTGA
- a CDS encoding AMP nucleosidase codes for MKSKSDIVENWLPRYTGVPLKEFGQYILLTNFINYVHMFAEQFGVEVRGLDKPMQTATANGITIINFGMGSPMAATVMDLLSAVKPKAALFLGKCGGLKNKTKLGDLILPIAAIRGEGTSDDYLPAEIPALPSFRLQRAVSSMIKKHEKDYWTGTVYTTNRRVWEHDENFKEYLRQIRAMAVDMETATIFTVGFVNEIPHGALLLVSDNPMTPEGVKTAESDKKVTADYVTAHLQIGIDSLLELKNSGESVKHMRFE; via the coding sequence ATGAAATCCAAATCTGACATTGTAGAAAACTGGTTGCCCCGCTACACTGGTGTACCGCTGAAAGAGTTCGGACAGTATATTCTGCTGACCAACTTTATCAACTATGTACACATGTTCGCCGAGCAGTTTGGCGTAGAGGTGCGCGGCCTCGACAAACCGATGCAGACGGCTACCGCCAACGGCATTACCATCATCAACTTTGGCATGGGCTCGCCTATGGCCGCTACCGTCATGGACCTGCTATCGGCTGTGAAGCCTAAGGCGGCGCTGTTTCTGGGTAAGTGCGGCGGCCTGAAGAACAAAACCAAGCTCGGTGACCTGATTCTGCCCATCGCCGCTATTCGGGGCGAGGGTACGTCGGATGACTATCTGCCAGCCGAAATTCCTGCGCTGCCCTCGTTCCGCCTGCAGCGTGCGGTAAGCAGTATGATCAAGAAGCACGAGAAAGACTACTGGACCGGCACGGTGTATACCACCAACCGCCGCGTGTGGGAGCACGACGAAAATTTCAAAGAGTATCTGCGCCAGATCCGGGCCATGGCCGTGGACATGGAGACGGCCACTATTTTCACAGTCGGCTTCGTGAATGAGATTCCGCATGGCGCGTTGCTGCTCGTCAGTGACAACCCCATGACGCCTGAAGGGGTGAAAACCGCCGAAAGCGACAAAAAGGTGACGGCCGATTACGTAACGGCACACCTACAGATTGGTATTGACTCGCTGCTGGAACTGAAAAACTCCGGCGAATCGGTGAAGCACATGCGCTTCGAGTAG
- a CDS encoding amidohydrolase produces the protein MILFRLRLLALLLLPVLLNSCQSRSAADLIVYNATVYTVDSTFSKAQAFAVQNGRFVAVGTAEEIRGRYQAKQEVDAQGQFIYPGFYDAHCHFYRYALGLRDANLVGTGSWQEVVRKLQEQRRQYPQAAWLTGRGWDQNDWPGKQFPTKDTLDALFPNIPVFIIRVDGHAALVNQKALDLAGVTARTPISGGTITVGAGGRLTGLLVDNAVKLVSSKIPAATPAEAEAALLEAQQNCLAVGLTSLADAGLDKSDIDQMQALQKTGKLKLRLYAMLNPTKANRDFYLKNGPVFTDQLTVNSFKVYADGALGSRGACLVHPYSDRPKETGFLLSTEKEFRALAQEIAASKFQMNTHAIGDSANRIILNIYGEALQGQQDRRWRIEHAQVVTPADMPKFGQFGIVPSVQPTHATSDMYWAGERLGADRLKTAYAYEALRKQYGQVAIGSDFPVEDINPLFGYHSAVARQDAKNYPSGGFQMENALSRPNALRGMTTWAAHAAFEDKQKGSIRPGMAADFVVLNTDLLEAPKEELRTAKVQQTWIAGERVFSAKP, from the coding sequence ATGATTCTGTTCCGTCTCCGTCTGCTGGCTCTGCTGCTGCTGCCAGTTCTGCTCAACAGCTGCCAGTCCCGCTCCGCAGCTGACCTGATTGTGTACAACGCCACCGTCTACACCGTCGATTCGACTTTCAGTAAGGCGCAGGCCTTTGCTGTGCAGAATGGCAGGTTTGTGGCGGTAGGAACCGCCGAGGAAATTCGGGGCCGGTACCAGGCCAAGCAGGAAGTGGACGCGCAGGGCCAGTTCATCTATCCTGGTTTCTACGATGCGCACTGCCACTTCTACCGCTATGCCCTGGGCCTGCGCGACGCCAACCTAGTAGGTACCGGCTCGTGGCAGGAAGTGGTGCGGAAGCTGCAGGAACAGCGCCGGCAGTATCCGCAGGCCGCTTGGCTTACGGGCCGTGGCTGGGACCAGAATGACTGGCCTGGCAAGCAGTTTCCTACGAAAGACACACTGGACGCACTGTTCCCGAACATACCCGTTTTCATTATCCGGGTAGATGGCCATGCCGCTCTTGTCAACCAGAAGGCGCTGGATTTGGCTGGTGTTACGGCCCGCACACCTATTAGCGGGGGCACCATCACCGTAGGTGCGGGCGGAAGACTCACCGGCCTGCTCGTAGACAATGCCGTGAAGCTAGTATCAAGCAAGATTCCGGCTGCCACGCCGGCAGAGGCGGAAGCCGCATTGCTCGAAGCTCAGCAAAACTGCCTGGCCGTGGGCCTCACCAGCCTTGCCGATGCAGGCTTGGACAAGTCTGACATCGACCAGATGCAGGCGCTGCAGAAGACCGGCAAGCTCAAGCTGCGTCTGTATGCCATGCTCAACCCAACCAAGGCCAACCGGGACTTTTACCTTAAAAACGGGCCGGTCTTTACGGATCAACTCACTGTCAACTCGTTCAAAGTATACGCCGATGGGGCTCTTGGTTCTCGCGGAGCCTGTCTGGTGCATCCGTATTCCGACCGGCCTAAAGAAACCGGGTTCCTGCTTTCTACTGAGAAGGAGTTTCGGGCCCTCGCGCAGGAAATTGCGGCCAGCAAGTTCCAGATGAACACCCACGCCATCGGCGACTCAGCGAACCGCATCATTCTGAACATCTACGGCGAGGCGCTGCAGGGCCAGCAGGACCGGCGCTGGCGCATCGAGCATGCCCAAGTTGTGACGCCGGCCGACATGCCGAAGTTCGGGCAATTCGGCATAGTGCCTTCGGTGCAGCCCACGCACGCTACGTCGGATATGTACTGGGCCGGCGAGCGGCTAGGCGCGGACCGCCTGAAAACGGCGTATGCCTACGAAGCACTGCGCAAGCAGTATGGCCAAGTGGCTATCGGCAGCGACTTTCCGGTGGAAGATATTAATCCGTTGTTCGGCTATCATTCGGCTGTAGCGCGGCAGGATGCCAAGAACTACCCCAGCGGCGGATTTCAGATGGAAAATGCCCTGAGCCGCCCCAATGCCCTCCGCGGCATGACCACCTGGGCGGCTCACGCAGCCTTCGAAGACAAGCAGAAAGGCAGCATCCGTCCCGGTATGGCCGCCGACTTCGTTGTACTCAACACTGACCTACTAGAGGCCCCCAAGGAAGAGCTGCGCACTGCAAAAGTGCAACAGACATGGATTGCCGGGGAGCGGGTATTTTCAGCCAAACCGTAG
- a CDS encoding DinB family protein: MHTSSLQQNILAELHVELAGTRKVLERVPFEQAEYRPHPKSMTLWQLATHVVNLLAFKTLFVTHDSRDFLDPNAPKPGPTPTSKEELLARFDDYSATLQKELQATDDETLTHNFKLHRGEQVIFDRPKGTAIRLMGLNHSIHHRGQLTVYLRLLDIPVPGLYGPSADEK, from the coding sequence ATGCACACCTCTTCCCTGCAGCAAAATATCTTGGCGGAGCTCCATGTTGAGCTGGCTGGCACCCGCAAAGTGCTTGAGCGAGTACCCTTCGAGCAGGCCGAGTACCGCCCGCACCCCAAGAGCATGACGCTGTGGCAGCTGGCAACGCACGTTGTTAATCTGCTTGCTTTCAAGACGCTGTTCGTCACCCACGACTCGCGCGACTTCCTCGACCCCAATGCGCCTAAACCCGGCCCCACGCCCACGAGCAAAGAAGAACTGCTGGCGCGCTTCGACGACTACAGCGCTACGCTACAGAAGGAACTGCAAGCCACCGACGACGAGACGCTGACCCACAATTTTAAGCTGCACCGGGGCGAACAGGTGATTTTTGACCGTCCAAAAGGCACCGCCATCCGTCTCATGGGCCTCAACCACAGCATTCATCACCGCGGCCAGCTTACCGTCTATTTACGCCTGCTCGACATTCCCGTGCCCGGCCTCTACGGCCCCTCCGCCGACGAGAAATAG
- a CDS encoding MFS transporter has translation MSDVSAAPAAPAADLYHIPKDNKRITTGWTFYDWANSVYPLVITSSIFPIYWSSMVKEVTNTDSGKTPVEFLGMHVPGTSLQNYSVSAAFLIIALISPLLTSLADFSGRKKLFLQVFCYLGAASCAGLYFFEPSTFTLSVFVFIMATIGFSGSIVFYNSYLPDISSEEKFDSLSARGFSMGYIGSVVLLVLCLILIQGPTLSGTPMFGLSTGEATRYSFLLTGIWWAGFAQIPFFTLPADPGRPAGAASESGWLLNGFRELAKVWEETKKQPNLKRFLLAYFTYNMGVQTVMYVATLFGSEELKLDSTSLIITILLLQIVGILGAYLFAKLSERIGNTRALSWAVFIWMLICVAGYFVQAGWSFYALAAVIGLTMGAVQSLSRSTYSKIIPENTHNSAAYFSFFDVTEKVGIVVGLVVFGGISQLMGGNMRYSILALIVFFILGLIFLLQLRGKKLREVQTDDAEIMAPPPATPNVGMPAS, from the coding sequence ATGAGCGACGTTTCCGCCGCCCCGGCTGCTCCCGCAGCCGACCTTTACCATATTCCCAAGGATAACAAGCGCATCACGACCGGCTGGACGTTCTACGACTGGGCGAATTCGGTGTATCCGCTGGTTATTACATCCAGTATTTTTCCCATCTACTGGAGTTCGATGGTGAAGGAAGTCACCAACACGGACAGTGGCAAAACCCCGGTTGAGTTTCTGGGAATGCACGTGCCGGGCACGTCGTTGCAGAACTACTCCGTTTCGGCTGCTTTCCTGATTATTGCCCTCATCAGCCCGCTCCTCACCTCATTGGCCGACTTCTCGGGCCGGAAAAAGCTGTTTCTGCAGGTGTTCTGCTACCTCGGAGCCGCTTCTTGTGCCGGGCTGTATTTCTTTGAGCCGAGCACGTTTACGCTGAGCGTATTTGTGTTTATCATGGCGACCATCGGCTTTTCCGGCTCCATCGTTTTCTACAACTCCTACCTGCCGGATATTTCCTCGGAGGAGAAGTTCGATTCTTTGTCGGCGCGGGGCTTTTCCATGGGCTATATCGGTTCGGTGGTGCTGCTGGTGCTATGCCTGATCCTGATACAGGGCCCCACGCTGTCGGGCACGCCCATGTTTGGGCTGAGTACCGGCGAAGCCACTCGGTACAGCTTCCTGCTCACGGGTATCTGGTGGGCCGGCTTTGCCCAGATTCCCTTCTTCACGCTGCCCGCCGACCCCGGCCGGCCAGCCGGCGCTGCTTCCGAATCGGGCTGGCTGCTCAACGGCTTCCGTGAGCTGGCCAAAGTATGGGAAGAAACCAAAAAGCAGCCCAACCTCAAACGGTTTCTACTGGCGTATTTCACCTACAATATGGGGGTGCAGACAGTGATGTATGTGGCCACACTGTTCGGCTCCGAAGAACTCAAGCTGGATAGTACCTCGCTCATTATCACCATTTTACTGCTTCAGATTGTCGGGATTTTGGGCGCTTATCTGTTTGCCAAACTGTCGGAGCGTATCGGCAACACCCGGGCGCTGAGTTGGGCCGTGTTCATCTGGATGCTGATCTGCGTGGCCGGCTATTTTGTGCAGGCCGGGTGGAGTTTCTACGCGTTGGCTGCTGTTATTGGCCTCACAATGGGGGCGGTACAAAGCCTGTCGCGCTCCACGTACTCCAAGATTATTCCCGAGAACACACACAACTCGGCCGCATACTTCAGCTTCTTCGACGTCACAGAGAAAGTAGGCATCGTGGTAGGGCTGGTGGTATTTGGCGGTATTTCGCAGCTGATGGGCGGCAACATGCGCTACAGCATCCTCGCCCTGATTGTGTTCTTCATCCTGGGGCTGATTTTTCTGCTCCAATTGCGCGGCAAGAAACTGCGCGAGGTGCAAACCGACGACGCTGAGATAATGGCGCCGCCACCTGCCACGCCTAACGTAGGAATGCCGGCTTCCTGA
- a CDS encoding nucleotidyltransferase family protein translates to MRLGRPKQLLVYQGQTLLRRAAETAVAAAGSLPVVVVTGALHTELLLELAGLPVRVAWCPEWERGMGASLKTGLKALEAQSSALSSVTVMLCDQPLVTPALLQHLAEAHATTGQPIVASEYGGVRGVPVLFGAEVLPLLRHLPDAAGAGQLLKQHPELVTTVPFPGGEMDVDTEAQYAALLAERSRWPK, encoded by the coding sequence ATGCGCCTTGGTCGGCCTAAGCAACTACTGGTCTACCAGGGACAAACTTTGTTGCGCCGGGCGGCTGAAACTGCTGTGGCGGCTGCGGGCAGCCTGCCGGTAGTAGTGGTGACGGGGGCGCTGCATACAGAGTTGCTACTGGAGTTGGCTGGTCTGCCCGTACGTGTGGCGTGGTGCCCAGAGTGGGAGCGGGGTATGGGCGCGTCATTGAAAACTGGTTTGAAGGCACTGGAGGCGCAATCTTCAGCTCTCAGCTCCGTTACGGTGATGCTCTGTGACCAGCCTCTCGTGACGCCTGCGCTGCTTCAGCACCTAGCCGAAGCACATGCTACCACCGGCCAGCCCATTGTGGCCAGCGAGTATGGTGGCGTGCGGGGCGTGCCTGTATTGTTTGGGGCTGAAGTATTGCCGCTGCTCCGCCACTTGCCAGACGCCGCAGGAGCTGGCCAACTCCTGAAGCAGCACCCGGAACTGGTAACTACCGTGCCCTTCCCGGGTGGGGAAATGGATGTAGACACAGAAGCGCAGTATGCTGCGTTGCTGGCGGAGAGAAGCAGGTGGCCGAAGTAG
- a CDS encoding XdhC family protein, producing MTELQRLLQAYDEHRAAGRACALASVVDVAGSAYRRPGARMLVTDEGQLTGAISGGCLEGDARQRARRTIRQGRPTVVTYDSTDPDDDLQFGAALGCQGIVQILLEPLDFQDYNNPVELLRRWANGVEAPAVVATVFSAAGSEGKVEVGQRLLLTSDSNTQGTLPEAADLYASILADAHAALAAGQPATRHYAAGAGAVRVSLEILRPPVRLTVYGAGNDVQPLVRLAAGLGWRVQVVDGRPAQAQPTRFPDADAVRVLPLAQIPQEPYDGSFALLMTHNYYYDLAVLQHLLPAASARYIGLLGPRKKYERLLDDLRKTFPDAAEQLQGRIHSPIGLNLGAETPEEIALSIVAEIQAVLTGRPAGFLRDSPLPIHPPLRADAPLVAEGRVDAVCDL from the coding sequence ATGACCGAACTACAGCGCCTGCTACAGGCTTATGATGAACACCGGGCTGCCGGACGCGCCTGCGCTCTAGCGTCGGTGGTGGATGTGGCGGGCTCCGCCTACCGCCGCCCCGGAGCCCGTATGCTCGTAACCGACGAAGGCCAGTTGACCGGCGCCATCAGTGGCGGCTGCCTCGAAGGGGATGCCCGCCAGCGCGCCCGCCGAACCATCCGGCAGGGCCGTCCCACAGTCGTCACCTACGACTCTACTGACCCCGATGATGACTTGCAGTTTGGGGCCGCGCTGGGCTGCCAGGGTATCGTCCAGATTTTGCTGGAGCCGCTAGATTTTCAGGATTATAATAACCCGGTAGAGCTGTTGCGCCGCTGGGCCAATGGGGTAGAGGCCCCGGCCGTGGTAGCTACTGTATTCAGTGCTGCCGGCTCAGAAGGCAAGGTGGAGGTAGGGCAGAGGCTCTTGCTCACTAGTGACAGCAACACGCAGGGTACGCTGCCCGAGGCCGCCGACTTGTACGCCTCCATTCTGGCCGATGCTCACGCGGCGCTGGCAGCCGGCCAGCCGGCTACCCGGCACTATGCCGCTGGTGCTGGTGCCGTGCGTGTGAGCCTGGAAATTCTGCGGCCTCCCGTGCGCCTTACAGTATACGGGGCCGGCAACGATGTGCAGCCTCTGGTGCGCCTGGCTGCGGGCCTTGGTTGGCGGGTGCAGGTCGTAGATGGCCGCCCGGCTCAGGCGCAGCCTACCCGCTTTCCCGATGCCGACGCGGTGCGAGTGCTGCCACTGGCCCAAATACCGCAGGAACCGTATGATGGCAGCTTTGCCCTGCTGATGACGCATAACTATTACTACGATTTAGCCGTGTTGCAGCACTTGCTGCCTGCTGCCTCGGCTCGATATATTGGCCTGCTGGGCCCGCGCAAGAAATACGAACGGCTCCTGGACGACCTACGCAAAACCTTTCCAGATGCTGCTGAGCAGCTGCAGGGTCGTATCCACAGCCCCATCGGCCTAAATTTGGGAGCTGAAACACCCGAGGAAATTGCGCTGTCCATCGTAGCTGAAATACAGGCCGTGCTGACTGGCCGGCCCGCTGGCTTCCTCCGCGACTCGCCGCTACCCATTCATCCGCCGTTGCGCGCCGATGCGCCACTGGTAGCAGAAGGCCGTGTAGATGCCGTGTGCGACTTGTGA